GAAACTGTACACGCCAAAATGAAACCAGATATCAATAAAGCACCTTTGACTGAGCAAAAAAATGTGTCGAACTATTGTGTATTACCTTCGTTCAGACACTAGCAACTACAAATCAAGGATCAAAAAAACTTCTCAATGCCACCACTCAGGTCTTGTTTCAAAGGAACACTCTCTTTATCAGAAAGAAtcagtatttttatcatttgcaattgttttttatgcttgaggtgatctgactgccagaatttttcaagattaaaatcgataaaacttgatcgctgttaaaatgcttaaaaacaaaataagtgTGATGCCGCTGGCTTGGCTAGTATCATTGCTATAGTAATTATCAACTATTGCTTTCAAGTTGCAGTATTAAGCGTCTCTTCCTGCTGGTCTCTTTACAACTaaagacgtcataatcacactttcacttgatatgagcgttttaattgcaatcaagttttatagatttcaatcttacaacattactaataaaattattatataattataaataataataaattattaataatactattaataaaatacattcatctttatgatttttattataataaaagccgtgtccgTCCATCTCAAGTCACAGCTGGAAGTTggggaaaaatattgcatcatataGGATTCAAACTGTTAAGTTTCGTCATGATAGGCTGCAGCACTCTCACAACTGCACTAGTCAACCACCAATtagcattacataatatttgtatgtatagCTAGTACACtagacgatctctcacagcacacaagATTACCAGGAGACTAGTATAAAATAAATCTAGAGGCGTAACAACAATATATTACtagatttatttaaaatttttgaagcTTCACTATTCTAAATTTGCTAGGAACAATTATTAGTTTGATGTGCCTCCTTATTCCATTGCATCctaaatatgtttaaattacCGTTAGCAGGTAAAAATAAGGTGGGAATCTACAAGTGCTGCATCGTTAGCAGGTAAAACTAAGATGggttttaattgcaatcaagttttgttggttTTATACTATAAACatgctggcagtcagatcacctcaaacattaaaaacaatcggaaatgataaaaaattatgatatgctttttgataaaatctactgaaattttgtgcaaatttATCTCTAATGTACTTTTATTGACAAATCTCGCTGGTGATCAAAATGAGTCATGTTATAGCTTTCACAACAATTTTGATCTAACTTTGAATATTCCTTCTGTTTTAGCCGACTCTGATATCGTCATAGTTGGAAATAAATGCGACAAGCTCAAACCGGAGGACAATTTCTGTCCAAACAAAGTGCACAGCGAAGCTGATGGCGGCTGCATGGGTACCGTGTACACAAGTGCTAAAACGGAGCAGGGAATTATGGGCCTGAAACAACTGATCATGTGCAGCAAGTCGAAACTTACCGATGGATATTATTCAGAGATCGCTCATGTTTCAAGGGTAAGGACTCTCTTTTCAACTTTAAAGTTGTTAGAATGCTACTAATTTAGGCAATATACTGACATAATTGCTATATAATTACTAATATTGCATAAATATTCTAGAAAAATAATATTTGGAGCAGAGATTTTGTTTCTTTCGAATAGTTCTCACCAGTAGTTCTAGCTCAAAGTGTAATGACTATCTGTAGGctatatttcattttttgttttgaaaccGGTTAGTACAGATATTAATAAATCCACAGAGTCTTACTATGCAGTAAAGATACTTTCATGAGGCAAaccataaaaattgtaaaagtttaaaaagaaaaGAATCTATTTCCTGTTTTAGTGACCTATCAATTTTGTCGGAAATGCACCCACCTACAATGAATGCTTGCATTCTAGTTTTCCAATTACTTATGTTACAgagaaaaaagttgaaaaaaaaattacatgGAATAGCTACAAGCCTTCATCGGATAGCAATGAGGACAAGAAACAAATCCTCTTCAAGTTTGTCAGAGAAGATGACGACAGACTTAGCAGGAGTTTCTACCAACCGCGATAACATCGATGCCCCAACCAAGTCACACACATTTGATAAGAACGCTAATGAAATTGTTCACCGCTCCCACCCAATTGCCCGAAGGGTTCAGTACgcaaaaaatctcaaaaaccGCCACACTCTTGATTCAAAGCAAAAATACACATCAGACTTTGAGAAAGAAGAAACACTGTTTTACGACAGCGATGCCTTCACCAACAGCGGCTCGCAGTCCGATAGCACAAGTCCATCGGCTAGTCCTATGTTCGCCAGGTTTCAACTCGCTAAACGACGAAAATCGATGGACTTTTCAAAGCTCAAACTTTCGAGTGAACATTTGTCGAACTATGTTCCTCGAAAACTGAATAAAATGAAGTCGGCTAGTTGTTCTGCGTTTGCATTTTCTGATGAGAACGAACAGGAGCTGTCAGAAAGCACTAGCTACACAGATAGCGACATGACCACAGATTCTGAGGAACGACGTAGCACCCTgcctagtaaaatacctgctcAGCCAACAACTCCAACTAGTGTCACCTCCAAGTATGCAGCTTGTAAGTATGTTtatgttttacaaatatacttagTATTTTGATTAgttttgtatgtatgtacgtataaggttttttatatatgtgtgtatgtataagttttttttatacatagagagttttatacaaaaatagagttgttttctcttgctGAACTTCAgtattgtatgtatgcataactttttattgacaTTGGCAATCATCAACAAAACAATGCTTTTTATTAAATGCCAAAAATGAAAAGTCAGAAATCAAGAAAATATTAAGTGATTTTAACAAACAAGTTTTGAAAGTTggcaatctaatagtattgctgAGAAGTCGGGGTAGTGAATTCTAGGTTGTAGTAACGGAAAGTTAATAAAATCAAACATGATGATGGATGTAGTATGCTGGTGTCACAGAATAGAAAAGGATGTTTGTCATGTATgtaaggataaatacaaatatgttAGCAAAGTTTACATAGGgtttgaaacctgtaacacaaagGCAAAGATGAGCATGCTTAGAACAAGGTACTAtattcaaagattttgtgatgtgatAGGTGAAAGTGTGGTGAGCTGGAGTATTTAATTGGTAGTACACACATCTTAGTAAAGATTTCTGTAAGATGTATAAGGTATCTATTTTTGGTGAGAtgtgaaaatatatatttacccCATCGAGCAGATGACAATGCACAAATTAAAAGATCGGCATAAGTAAGGGCTGTTATCGATGTACATCCTTCTTGCGAGTTGAATATCCAACTATTTATATTGACAGATGGAGCAAGACTAGGACGAGGTGCTGCTAATCTGAGTTCGATAAAGAAGATGAGCAAGTCAATTGGGCACTTGGAAAC
The sequence above is drawn from the Watersipora subatra chromosome 5, tzWatSuba1.1, whole genome shotgun sequence genome and encodes:
- the LOC137396692 gene encoding uncharacterized protein: MSGSGLRTLVVIGEKASGKSSLVQRLIEEPVDFSTYKPTIDECYNITWKLPDNKGMQLRIIDTAAWNEFPAMQSLFVKMAHLVAIVYDVSSPEAAYRMHEIVSDAKRIKADSDIVIVGNKCDKLKPEDNFCPNKVHSEADGGCMGTVYTSAKTEQGIMGLKQLIMCSKSKLTDGYYSEIAHVSRRKKLKKKLHGIATSLHRIAMRTRNKSSSSLSEKMTTDLAGVSTNRDNIDAPTKSHTFDKNANEIVHRSHPIARRVQYAKNLKNRHTLDSKQKYTSDFEKEETLFYDSDAFTNSGSQSDSTSPSASPMFARFQLAKRRKSMDFSKLKLSSEHLSNYVPRKLNKMKSASCSAFAFSDENEQELSESTSYTDSDMTTDSEERRSTLPSKIPAQPTTPTSVTSKYAAYGARLGRGAANLSSIKKMSKSIGHLETSSVEHKWDFTSHRFSALLI